The following are from one region of the Terriglobia bacterium genome:
- a CDS encoding methyltransferase domain-containing protein: MLGSLIPSSRFLIDRLLSRVDWKRAKTIVEYGPGVGTITAHILSRMSADARLVVFEMNEDFVNYLARAFPDPRLHVVHGSAETVQRELDRLKLDGADYIISGIPFTTMPVELREKIMRESREALNPGGAALVYQFTRAVLPYLKSHFRQIDQDFEPRNILPARLFYCT; encoded by the coding sequence ATGCTGGGCTCATTGATTCCCAGCTCCCGATTTCTGATTGACCGCCTGCTCAGCCGGGTGGACTGGAAGCGCGCCAAAACCATTGTGGAATACGGCCCCGGCGTCGGTACGATCACCGCCCATATTCTTTCCCGGATGTCTGCCGATGCCCGCCTCGTCGTTTTTGAGATGAATGAAGACTTCGTCAACTATCTTGCGCGAGCGTTTCCCGATCCCCGGCTGCATGTGGTCCACGGCTCGGCAGAGACCGTCCAGAGAGAGCTGGACCGGTTGAAACTGGATGGCGCCGACTACATCATCTCCGGAATCCCCTTTACCACCATGCCCGTGGAATTGCGGGAAAAGATCATGCGTGAATCGCGTGAAGCGCTCAACCCCGGCGGCGCAGCGCTGGTCTATCAATTCACTCGCGCCGTTCTGCCCTACCTGAAGAGCCATTTTCGCCAGATCGATCAGGATTTCGAGCCCCGCAACATTCTGCCGGCGCGGTTGTTTTATTGCACGTAA
- a CDS encoding CHRD domain-containing protein, whose product MKGMLKFLATGLVVAVSALPVAVAAQAIHANCDGYQVVSSQSSHGTAAFRAKVDRVNKTIEYELNYNNLEGDIIQSHIHFSRPGSNGGIILFLCTNAGNTPASATPAPLCPGTREGTVTGTLHAGDVVYLPFGNQFPPPPAGTQGIPPGDFDDVVRALDAGATYIVVHTKAQPTGELRGQIPQHGEHDGDSH is encoded by the coding sequence ATGAAAGGTATGCTCAAGTTCCTGGCGACCGGTTTGGTTGTCGCAGTTTCCGCTTTGCCCGTTGCCGTTGCCGCACAGGCAATTCACGCGAACTGCGATGGCTATCAGGTCGTCTCGTCGCAATCCAGTCACGGAACCGCCGCCTTCCGGGCCAAGGTGGACCGCGTTAACAAGACCATTGAATACGAACTCAACTACAACAACCTGGAAGGCGACATTATCCAGTCGCATATCCACTTCAGCCGCCCCGGCAGCAACGGCGGCATCATTTTGTTTTTGTGCACCAATGCCGGGAACACTCCCGCTTCAGCCACGCCAGCCCCGCTCTGCCCTGGCACTCGCGAGGGGACAGTGACGGGAACACTGCACGCCGGCGATGTGGTGTACCTTCCCTTTGGCAATCAATTTCCACCACCACCCGCCGGGACCCAGGGCATTCCGCCGGGCGATTTTGACGATGTTGTGCGCGCTCTGGATGCAGGCGCAACTTACATTGTGGTGCACACCAAGGCGCAACCGACGGGCGAACTCCGCGGCCAGATTCCGCAGCATGGCGAACACGACGGAGACAGCCATTAA
- a CDS encoding lactonase family protein: MRTSIQQLCFSWPRSYAIDCLLQQHGSNLVFINNVPGWLRRVVKNNFAINAFSANSNGQLTPVPGSPFLANVEAIAANGKYLFGTDGSSINSFSIASNGALTQVSSINGLQFNPHGGLSNLFLDRTGTTLYSVHSLIDGANDGYESYSVDHSTGALSYLGATFTGCCGDGPLSFMENNLYGYTTSCFHGFSEISRFKRNNDGTLTPSGGAIDFPDPNHLCPGMVAAGPTSNLAVSFGADAGPGVPPQDSGVVLAVYTVDGSGSLTTNSTVANMPQTAVGTNIVMSPSGKFLAVGGSSGLEVFHFNGADPITLFTGLLMNDPVDQISWDNGNNFYAISRSTSKLSVFTVPATSVTQASGSPYTIINPTAVVVVPRTP; the protein is encoded by the coding sequence TTGAGAACGTCCATTCAGCAGCTCTGCTTCTCCTGGCCGAGGTCTTATGCAATCGACTGTCTTCTTCAGCAGCACGGCTCGAATCTTGTTTTCATCAATAATGTTCCTGGCTGGTTGCGGCGGGTTGTCAAAAACAACTTTGCAATAAATGCTTTTTCCGCGAACTCCAACGGGCAACTCACGCCCGTTCCGGGTTCGCCTTTCCTAGCGAACGTGGAGGCTATCGCGGCAAATGGAAAGTATCTGTTTGGTACTGACGGGAGCAGCATCAATTCGTTCTCTATCGCTTCCAACGGGGCGCTTACCCAGGTCTCATCCATTAACGGCCTGCAATTCAATCCACATGGCGGGCTTTCTAATCTGTTCCTGGATCGTACCGGCACAACTTTGTACTCTGTACACTCTCTTATCGATGGCGCAAATGACGGCTATGAGTCGTACAGCGTTGACCACTCCACCGGAGCCCTGAGTTACCTCGGCGCTACATTCACCGGCTGCTGCGGCGACGGGCCCTTGAGCTTCATGGAAAACAATCTCTATGGATACACCACGAGTTGTTTTCACGGTTTTTCGGAGATATCGAGGTTCAAGCGGAATAACGATGGAACCCTTACCCCTTCTGGCGGTGCGATTGATTTTCCGGATCCCAACCATCTTTGTCCCGGGATGGTGGCAGCAGGCCCTACCAGTAACTTGGCCGTCTCTTTCGGCGCTGATGCCGGTCCCGGCGTTCCACCGCAAGACAGCGGCGTAGTGCTCGCGGTATACACCGTTGATGGTTCCGGAAGTTTGACCACGAACAGCACGGTTGCGAATATGCCGCAGACTGCTGTCGGCACGAACATCGTCATGTCGCCGTCGGGAAAATTCCTTGCTGTAGGGGGAAGTTCAGGTTTAGAGGTATTTCACTTCAATGGAGCTGACCCGATTACGCTGTTTACTGGGCTACTGATGAACGATCCGGTAGACCAGATCAGTTGGGACAATGGCAATAACTTTTACGCGATAAGTCGGTCCACCAGCAAACTGTCAGTATTTACGGTGCCTGCCACGAGCGTAACTCAGGCTTCCGGCTCACCCTACACAATAATCAACCCGACGGCCGTTGTCGTTGTACCCAGAACTCCGTAG
- a CDS encoding pyridoxal phosphate-dependent aminotransferase encodes MATLPALKQFSDRINRIEISATMAVVAEAAQLKAGGADLVEFGAGEPHFPTPQHIKDAAIAAINNNCTRYTAVAGIQELRTAIVRRHAADFGSMYQPSECMVSTGGKLALFNALQVLVDHGDEVIVPVPYWVSFKDIIEYAGGKCVFVGTDEAENFRLTPEMIERQITPRTRAIIINTPNNPSGAVLAPADFSAILRLAHKRGIYVIADECYVYLNFTPQRFSAGSATDVKQHLVIVGSLSKTYAMTGWRLGYAMAPAPIINAMTKLQSQSTSSTAHMVQMAGLAAVTGPQDCVEKMKKDYVQLRDLTLGHLSLIPDVTCVKPEGAFYVYPNVSAYFGKSGINSAADVAKRLLHEAHVVTVPGEAFGTREHIRLSYATAPTEIERGLERMQEWFGKL; translated from the coding sequence ATGGCGACGCTTCCAGCACTAAAACAATTCAGTGACCGCATTAACCGCATTGAAATTTCCGCCACCATGGCGGTGGTTGCCGAAGCGGCACAGCTTAAAGCAGGTGGGGCCGATCTGGTGGAGTTTGGCGCAGGCGAGCCCCATTTCCCCACGCCGCAGCACATCAAGGATGCGGCCATTGCCGCGATCAATAACAACTGCACGCGTTACACCGCTGTTGCTGGAATACAGGAGTTGCGCACTGCGATTGTCCGCCGCCACGCCGCGGATTTTGGTTCCATGTACCAGCCCAGTGAATGCATGGTTTCCACCGGAGGAAAGCTTGCCCTGTTCAATGCGCTGCAGGTGCTGGTGGACCACGGCGACGAAGTGATTGTCCCTGTCCCTTACTGGGTTTCATTCAAAGACATTATTGAGTATGCAGGCGGCAAATGCGTTTTTGTCGGGACCGATGAAGCTGAAAATTTCCGGCTGACACCGGAGATGATTGAGCGCCAGATCACGCCGCGGACGCGCGCCATCATCATCAATACGCCCAACAACCCCAGCGGAGCGGTGCTTGCTCCTGCCGATTTCTCCGCAATTCTGAGGCTCGCGCACAAGCGCGGTATCTATGTCATTGCCGATGAATGCTATGTTTACCTTAATTTCACGCCGCAGCGGTTCTCTGCCGGTTCCGCCACCGACGTGAAGCAGCACCTGGTGATCGTGGGCTCGCTTTCCAAGACTTATGCCATGACCGGCTGGCGGCTGGGATATGCAATGGCTCCAGCGCCAATCATCAACGCCATGACCAAGCTGCAGAGCCAGAGCACTTCAAGCACGGCTCACATGGTCCAGATGGCTGGCCTGGCCGCCGTTACCGGCCCGCAGGATTGCGTTGAGAAAATGAAGAAAGATTACGTCCAGCTGCGCGACCTTACCCTGGGCCATCTGAGCTTGATTCCGGACGTGACCTGCGTAAAGCCGGAAGGGGCGTTTTACGTTTATCCCAACGTCTCAGCCTATTTTGGCAAATCCGGAATCAATTCGGCTGCCGATGTCGCCAAGCGCCTGCTGCATGAGGCCCACGTGGTTACAGTGCCGGGCGAGGCCTTTGGAACGCGCGAGCATATTCGCCTGTCATACGCGACCGCACCCACGGAAATTGAGCGCGGCCTGGAACGCATGCAGGAGTGGTTCGGCAAGCTTTAG
- the coaD gene encoding pantetheine-phosphate adenylyltransferase gives MNLVRAIYPGSFDPLTNGHLDLIERGSKIFDELIVSILRNSEKDPLFTLEERLEMLQEMVKHYDNVRVEAFEGLLVDYAMQKKAKAVLRGIRAISDYEYELQMALMNRKLQPQLETVFMMPAEAYSYLSSRLVKEIFRLGGSVRGLVPELVEQRLREKFHGTAATI, from the coding sequence TTGAATTTGGTCCGCGCCATCTATCCCGGCTCATTTGATCCGCTCACCAACGGTCATCTTGACCTGATTGAACGCGGCAGCAAAATTTTTGATGAATTGATCGTCTCCATCCTGCGCAACTCTGAAAAAGACCCGCTGTTTACCCTGGAGGAACGGCTAGAGATGCTGCAAGAGATGGTCAAGCACTACGACAACGTTCGCGTGGAAGCCTTTGAAGGGCTGCTGGTGGATTACGCCATGCAGAAGAAAGCCAAGGCGGTGCTACGCGGCATCCGCGCCATTAGCGACTACGAATATGAGCTGCAGATGGCGCTGATGAACCGCAAGCTGCAGCCGCAACTGGAAACCGTGTTTATGATGCCCGCGGAAGCTTATTCCTATCTGAGCTCGCGGCTGGTCAAAGAAATTTTTCGCCTTGGCGGTTCCGTGCGTGGGCTGGTACCGGAACTGGTGGAACAACGGCTGCGGGAAAAATTCCATGGCACCGCAGCCACAATTTAA
- a CDS encoding transglycosylase SLT domain-containing protein: MIADAEKALAAGQEDYKAGHLDAAKQDFNHAVDILMQGPVDIKSDDRLQAEFDKITEEINKLEMVAFKEGDGFAEQQPEPAPIDEANQVTFPADASVTAKAEADLKTTQSDLPLMINEYVAGYINYFSTHGRSVFEGAFVRSGRYRDMILRIFKEEGVPQDLIYLAQAESGFKPLALSRARARGMWQFMASRGVGYGLRRSWWVDDRQDPEKATRAAARHLHDLYNQFGDWYLAMAAYNSGPGNVQQAVRRTGYADFWELYKRNVLPAETKNYVPIILAMTIMSKNPAQYGLDAVQPDPPMQYDVVKVNYPVDLRLVAECVDVPVEQMIDLNPSLLRRTTPKDQPFELRLPLGTKDKYEAAIATIPVEKRVAWRYYKVQPGDTLAGVARKYRTTERAIAQANNLQPGPLAAEAKLVIPVNGAGANGKIVYSRYASHYKTHTGDTVLTVAEDFGVPPDRLRRWNRLKGNDLRHGRVLIVYKPLVPGEADKTPARRRKKTAHATTKPKSSAAAAAKEKTALNAKSE; this comes from the coding sequence ATGATTGCCGATGCGGAAAAAGCCCTGGCCGCAGGACAGGAAGACTATAAAGCCGGCCATCTGGACGCAGCCAAGCAGGACTTTAACCACGCCGTGGACATACTGATGCAAGGGCCGGTGGACATAAAGTCCGACGACCGGCTGCAGGCGGAATTCGACAAGATTACCGAGGAAATCAACAAGCTGGAGATGGTGGCCTTTAAAGAAGGCGATGGCTTTGCCGAACAGCAGCCTGAACCCGCCCCGATTGATGAAGCGAACCAGGTCACGTTTCCGGCTGACGCCAGCGTGACGGCCAAAGCTGAAGCCGACCTGAAGACCACGCAGTCTGACCTGCCGCTGATGATCAATGAGTATGTGGCGGGCTATATCAATTATTTTTCCACACATGGGCGCAGTGTATTTGAGGGAGCATTTGTCCGCTCAGGGCGTTATCGCGATATGATCCTGCGCATCTTCAAGGAAGAAGGCGTGCCCCAGGACCTGATTTACCTGGCGCAGGCTGAATCCGGATTCAAACCCCTGGCGCTTTCACGCGCACGGGCGCGCGGCATGTGGCAGTTTATGGCCAGCCGAGGCGTCGGCTACGGACTGCGGCGGAGCTGGTGGGTGGATGATCGGCAGGACCCGGAAAAAGCGACGCGCGCCGCGGCACGCCATCTGCACGATCTCTACAACCAGTTTGGCGACTGGTACCTGGCCATGGCTGCGTATAACTCCGGGCCTGGGAATGTGCAACAGGCCGTCCGGCGCACGGGATATGCCGATTTCTGGGAGCTTTACAAGCGCAACGTGCTGCCGGCGGAAACCAAGAATTACGTCCCGATTATTCTGGCCATGACCATCATGTCAAAGAATCCAGCGCAATATGGGCTGGACGCCGTGCAGCCTGACCCGCCCATGCAATATGACGTGGTCAAGGTCAACTATCCGGTGGACCTGCGGCTGGTGGCGGAATGCGTGGACGTACCGGTAGAGCAGATGATCGATCTAAACCCCAGCCTGCTGCGCCGCACAACGCCCAAGGACCAGCCATTTGAGCTGCGGCTGCCGCTGGGGACAAAAGACAAATACGAAGCCGCCATAGCGACGATTCCGGTAGAAAAGCGGGTGGCGTGGCGATACTACAAAGTGCAGCCGGGAGACACGCTGGCGGGCGTTGCGCGCAAATATCGCACGACGGAACGGGCCATTGCACAGGCCAACAACCTGCAGCCAGGGCCGCTGGCCGCGGAAGCCAAATTGGTGATCCCGGTGAATGGTGCCGGGGCCAATGGCAAGATCGTCTACTCACGCTATGCCTCACACTACAAGACGCACACGGGTGACACAGTGCTCACGGTGGCCGAGGATTTCGGCGTTCCTCCGGATCGGTTGAGACGCTGGAACCGACTGAAAGGAAATGACTTGCGCCATGGGCGGGTGTTGATCGTATATAAGCCGCTGGTGCCGGGCGAGGCCGATAAAACGCCCGCGCGACGGCGCAAAAAGACGGCACACGCAACGACAAAGCCGAAATCGAGCGCCGCTGCCGCAGCCAAAGAGAAGACCGCACTCAACGCCAAGAGCGAATAA
- a CDS encoding heparan-alpha-glucosaminide N-acetyltransferase domain-containing protein, whose protein sequence is MATSTDTTFTPKTTSATPSSAGWQRLESLDVFRGLTIAGMILVNNPGATSYWPLDHADELMTAHPSGWYPGKSWVDANGWTPTDLIFPFFLFIVGTSMVLSFAARRARGDSRQSLMKHAARRSALILLIGYAIRILPYVDFSHMRYPGVLQRIAVVYLFASVITLWTSTRGRILWIAGLLAGYYALMRFVPVPGCDPAAWMTQHCSLAGFIDRKLMLGHLYRRDFDPEGLLSTLPAIATTLLGTLAGEFLRGASSFSYKLRGLVIAGIVGVAAGYAWHPLFPISKPLWTSSYVLFTAGAACLLLALCWSLIEMRGWHTWAKPFLWLGSNAIVAYALSTFVGKLWSIIKVRDGSHMIELQAWIYNHCFAPLVQEKNASLAFALCYVALWTLVAWALYRKKIFIKV, encoded by the coding sequence ATGGCAACCTCTACTGACACCACGTTCACCCCAAAAACAACCAGCGCCACGCCTTCGTCCGCCGGGTGGCAGCGGCTTGAATCTCTGGATGTCTTTCGCGGGCTCACCATCGCGGGAATGATCCTGGTGAACAATCCCGGCGCAACCTCTTACTGGCCGCTTGATCACGCCGACGAACTGATGACCGCGCACCCCTCGGGCTGGTATCCGGGGAAGTCGTGGGTGGACGCGAACGGATGGACACCTACCGACCTGATTTTTCCTTTCTTCCTGTTTATCGTCGGGACGTCGATGGTGCTCTCATTTGCAGCGCGGCGAGCGCGCGGCGATTCGCGACAGTCGCTCATGAAGCACGCTGCCCGACGGAGCGCGCTGATCCTGCTCATCGGTTACGCTATCCGCATCCTGCCCTATGTCGATTTTTCTCACATGCGCTACCCCGGAGTCCTGCAGCGGATTGCCGTGGTGTATCTGTTCGCGTCAGTGATTACTCTGTGGACGTCAACCCGAGGCCGCATCCTCTGGATTGCCGGACTGCTCGCTGGCTACTATGCGCTGATGCGCTTCGTTCCGGTGCCGGGATGCGATCCCGCAGCGTGGATGACGCAACATTGCAGTCTTGCCGGATTCATTGACCGCAAGCTAATGCTCGGCCATCTTTACCGCCGCGACTTCGATCCTGAAGGCCTGCTGAGCACCCTTCCCGCAATCGCAACCACGCTGCTGGGCACGCTGGCTGGAGAATTTCTGCGCGGCGCATCAAGCTTCTCATATAAACTGCGTGGCCTCGTCATCGCCGGAATCGTCGGCGTAGCCGCTGGTTACGCGTGGCATCCGTTGTTCCCCATCTCCAAACCGCTGTGGACGAGTTCCTACGTGCTCTTTACCGCCGGGGCCGCATGCCTTCTGCTGGCGCTCTGCTGGTCGCTCATCGAGATGCGCGGCTGGCATACGTGGGCCAAACCATTTCTCTGGCTGGGATCAAACGCCATTGTGGCTTACGCGCTCTCAACCTTCGTCGGCAAACTTTGGTCAATCATCAAAGTGCGTGACGGAAGCCACATGATCGAACTTCAAGCCTGGATCTACAACCATTGCTTCGCGCCGCTGGTGCAGGAGAAGAATGCGTCGCTGGCCTTCGCCCTCTGTTATGTGGCGCTGTGGACGCTGGTGGCCTGGGCCCTGTACCGGAAGAAGATTTTTATCAAGGTTTAA
- a CDS encoding DUF971 domain-containing protein encodes MAVINPKSVKVNVTTGTGMDIEWDDGHRTHFGFQWLRDACPCATCTEERNNHHRNPGEPAKQSAALLPMYKEPAKPKEVKPVGKYALNIAWNDGHSSGIYSWDYLREICQCEECRAKAVNS; translated from the coding sequence ATGGCCGTGATCAATCCCAAGTCTGTCAAAGTCAACGTCACCACAGGTACGGGAATGGATATCGAGTGGGACGACGGCCATCGGACACACTTTGGCTTCCAGTGGCTGCGCGACGCATGCCCATGCGCCACCTGCACGGAAGAACGCAACAATCACCATCGCAATCCCGGCGAGCCCGCCAAACAATCTGCGGCGTTGTTGCCCATGTATAAAGAACCCGCCAAGCCCAAAGAAGTAAAGCCGGTGGGTAAATACGCGCTGAACATCGCATGGAATGACGGCCACTCCAGCGGCATATATTCCTGGGACTACCTGCGCGAAATCTGCCAGTGCGAAGAATGCCGCGCCAAGGCGGTTAATTCTTAA
- a CDS encoding Glu/Leu/Phe/Val dehydrogenase translates to MKTVSLEQELNPWEAQAARFDFAAQKLNLDDGLWKILRYPQREIIVHIPVAMDNGTLEVFTGFRVQHSIARGPAKGGVRYSPDVTLDEVRALASWMTWKCAVVNIPFGGAKGGIIVDPKKMSQSELEKMTRRYTAELIEFLGPEKDVPAPDVNTNEQTMAWMMDTYSMHMRQTVTAVVTGKPINIGGSRGRREATGRGVMINCDEALRKFEMSRESTRVIIQGFGNVGSNAAKLMQDAGYKIVGIAEYDGGLFNRTGINIDALLQHRDRNKTIVGFPGADAADPRELLLADCEILIPAATENVITSQNAAGIKAKIICEGANGPTTAAADEILADKKVFVIPDILANAGGVTASYFEWVQDRQGYFWKESAVNEQLEFILREAFEDVVHFSDTHGVNNRIAAYMLAISRVAHTIKLRGIYA, encoded by the coding sequence ATGAAAACAGTATCGCTTGAGCAGGAGCTGAATCCCTGGGAGGCACAGGCAGCTCGGTTTGATTTTGCCGCACAGAAACTTAACCTGGATGATGGATTGTGGAAGATCCTGCGCTATCCGCAGCGCGAAATTATTGTGCACATACCGGTGGCCATGGATAACGGCACGCTGGAAGTGTTTACCGGCTTTCGCGTGCAGCACTCTATTGCGCGCGGCCCCGCGAAGGGCGGCGTGAGGTATTCACCGGACGTTACGCTGGATGAAGTGCGCGCCCTGGCTAGCTGGATGACATGGAAATGCGCAGTCGTGAACATTCCTTTTGGCGGCGCCAAGGGCGGGATTATTGTTGATCCCAAGAAGATGAGCCAGTCAGAGCTGGAGAAGATGACTCGCCGTTATACCGCCGAGCTGATTGAGTTCCTGGGCCCGGAAAAAGATGTACCTGCCCCTGACGTCAACACCAACGAACAGACAATGGCGTGGATGATGGACACGTACTCCATGCACATGCGCCAGACTGTGACGGCGGTTGTTACTGGCAAACCAATCAACATCGGCGGATCACGTGGACGGCGTGAAGCCACAGGCCGCGGCGTGATGATCAATTGCGATGAAGCTCTCCGCAAATTTGAAATGAGCCGCGAATCCACGCGCGTGATCATTCAGGGCTTCGGCAACGTAGGCTCCAACGCGGCCAAGCTGATGCAGGACGCCGGTTATAAAATCGTTGGCATCGCTGAATACGATGGCGGCTTGTTCAATCGTACTGGCATCAACATTGATGCGCTGCTGCAGCATCGCGATCGCAACAAGACAATCGTCGGCTTCCCCGGCGCTGACGCCGCTGATCCCCGTGAGCTCCTGCTGGCCGACTGCGAAATCCTCATCCCCGCCGCCACTGAAAACGTTATCACCAGCCAGAACGCGGCAGGCATCAAGGCAAAGATTATCTGCGAAGGCGCAAACGGTCCCACTACGGCCGCCGCGGATGAAATCCTGGCCGACAAAAAAGTCTTCGTCATTCCAGACATTCTTGCCAACGCCGGCGGCGTTACTGCGTCGTATTTTGAGTGGGTGCAGGACCGTCAGGGATATTTCTGGAAGGAGTCCGCTGTGAATGAGCAGCTTGAGTTCATCCTGCGTGAGGCCTTTGAGGATGTGGTTCACTTCTCTGACACACATGGCGTCAACAATCGCATTGCGGCATACATGCTGGCCATTTCGCGGGTAGCTCACACTATCAAGCTGCGTGGTATTTACGCGTAA
- a CDS encoding polysaccharide deacetylase family protein, whose product MRYVRFLLSIAALSVLSACSGTHSLSVGASINNSSTAAAHTVVGGVMSKETPLATIRPVADTTSAFHGNKLIALTFDDGPRPYVLFGSKESNRGPGLVDILDQNGVKATFFVVGWRLTPKTWGEPRHEEDIGVSCLDAAERLIRRGHELENHTYSHLELSSAEKKNGEQWVMHDVDRGAQAIKAVTGTQPKYVRPPDWILTDDARRDLQKQGYRVLTISQENPMPLRDVNSLDYLCAGKAVGCPKPSLPDAVLQQIEQRERKGTFTHILAFHELSTTAAIMPRLISDLKARGYRFVTLTEYMKLVESKRDETAKQQAAVMRPTRVAALSR is encoded by the coding sequence ATGCGCTACGTCAGATTCTTGTTATCAATTGCCGCTCTCAGTGTGCTCAGCGCATGTAGCGGCACGCATTCTCTCAGTGTCGGCGCCAGCATTAATAACTCATCTACTGCGGCCGCCCATACGGTCGTCGGTGGCGTGATGTCCAAAGAAACGCCTTTGGCCACGATCCGGCCAGTCGCGGACACGACTTCCGCTTTCCACGGTAACAAGCTGATCGCGCTTACGTTTGACGATGGCCCCCGGCCCTATGTTCTGTTCGGCAGCAAGGAGAGCAATCGCGGTCCGGGCCTGGTGGATATCCTCGACCAGAATGGCGTAAAGGCGACGTTTTTTGTGGTCGGCTGGCGGCTTACTCCCAAGACATGGGGAGAACCCAGGCATGAAGAAGATATCGGCGTTAGCTGCCTTGACGCAGCGGAGCGTTTGATCCGGCGCGGCCATGAGCTGGAAAACCACACCTACAGCCACCTGGAACTGAGCAGCGCAGAAAAGAAAAATGGCGAGCAGTGGGTCATGCATGACGTGGATCGCGGAGCGCAGGCCATCAAGGCCGTTACCGGCACGCAGCCTAAGTACGTCCGTCCTCCAGACTGGATCCTGACCGATGACGCGCGGCGCGACCTACAGAAACAGGGGTATCGCGTGCTGACCATTTCGCAAGAAAATCCCATGCCACTGCGCGACGTGAACTCGCTTGACTATCTTTGCGCCGGCAAAGCTGTGGGATGTCCTAAGCCATCTCTGCCGGACGCAGTTTTACAGCAGATAGAGCAGCGCGAGAGAAAAGGAACGTTCACGCACATTCTGGCGTTCCATGAACTTTCAACCACGGCCGCCATCATGCCGCGGTTGATCAGCGATCTTAAAGCGCGGGGATATCGCTTCGTTACGCTGACTGAGTACATGAAGCTGGTTGAGTCAAAACGCGATGAGACGGCGAAGCAGCAGGCGGCGGTGATGCGTCCGACGAGGGTTGCAGCGTTGAGCCGTTAA